From one Molothrus aeneus isolate 106 chromosome 19, BPBGC_Maene_1.0, whole genome shotgun sequence genomic stretch:
- the RALGDS gene encoding ral guanine nucleotide dissociation stimulator isoform X5, with protein MMIDSQSSTQEIGEELEDGVIYSISLRKVQLHHTANKGQRWLGFENESALNLYETCKVRTIKAGTLEKLVEYLVSAFKGNDSTYVTIFLCTYRAFATTKQVLDLLLNRYGKLHVQANGDHARHTVDERMELKNTISSILGAWLDQYSEDFRKPPDFACLKQLISYVRHNIPGSDLERRARILLAQFQQQEQSEAEAEAVDHSSCTFQLVEENGVSDGKPDFLSFSPEMVAEQFTLMDAELFKKVVPYHCLGCIWSQRDKKGKEHLAPTIRATVSQFNSVANCVIATCLGDRSLKPQQRAKVVERWIEVARECRILKNFSSLRAILSALQCNAVHRLKKTWDEVLRESFRTFHELSEIFSDENNHSLSRELLIKEGTSKFATLEINPKRAQKRQQQQREMGVMQGTIPYLGTFLTDLVMLDTAMKDFLDGGLINFEKRRKEFEVIAQIKLLQSACNNYSFTQEDQFVEWFHSLERLSEAESYGLSCEIEPLSESASNTLKAKKNTGIIKRWSDRQPPSTEPCASGSSHSKSFDQLKCGQYLCSGDATDSVSVTSAGSSSSDVEEINISFIPESPDCQEKKVSEIPLASLPQRWYAPSVADGEAKPTVSSASPLLPALQFWESTSLSSLDTSGIGSGSSSASSSSVSSTPVTASRTHKRSVSGISSYSSLSLPLYNQQVDDCCIIRVSLAVDNGNMYKSILVTSQDKTPVVIRKAMAKHNLDGDRPEDYELVQIISEERELKIPDNANVFYAMNSAANYDFVLKKRGFSKGVKIKHGSSSTLPRMKQKGLKIAKGIF; from the exons AGCTCCACACAGGAGATCGGAGAAGAGCTGGAGGATGGTGTGATCTACAGCATATCCCTCCGGAAAGTGCAGCTCCACCACACGGCCAACAAAGGGCAGCGCTGGCTGGGG TTTGAGAATGAGTCAGCCTTAAACCTCTACGAGACGTGCAAGGTGCGGACGATAAAAGCCGGGACCTTGGAGAAGCTGGTGGAGTACCTGGTCTCAGCCTTCAAGGGCAATGACTCCACCTATGTCACCATCTTCCTGTGCACCTACCGGGCCTTTGCCACCACCAAGCAAGTGCTGGACCTGCTGTTGAACAG GTATGGCAAACTCCACGTGCAGGCGAATGGGGACCATGCCAGGCACACTGTGGACGAGAGGATGGAGCTGAAGAA caccatctcctCCATCCTGGGGGCCTGGCTGGACCAGTACTCGGAGGATTTCCGCAAGCCCCCCGACTTTGCCTGCCTGAAGCAGCTCATCTCCTACGTGCGCCACAACATCCCCGGCTCCGACCTGGAGCGCCGAGCCCGCATCCTGCTGGCCcagttccagcagcaggagcagagcgaGGCCGAGGCAGAAG CTGTGGaccacagcagctgcacctTCCAGCTGGTGGAAGAGAACGGGGTCAGTGATGGGAAGCCAgatttcctctccttctccccagAGATGGTGGCAGAACAGTTCACACTGATGGATGCT GAGCTGTTCAAGAAAGTGGTGCCTTACCACTGCCTGGGCTGCATCTGGTCCCAGAGGGACAAGAAGGGCAAAGAGCACCTGGCCCCCACCATCCGTGCCACAGTCTCCCAGTTCAACAGTGTGGCCAACTGTGTCATTGCCACTTGTCTTGGGGACAGGTCCCTGAAGCCACAGCAGAGGGCCAAGGTGGTGGAGCGGTGGATCGAAGTGGCTCGG GAGTGCCGGATCCTGAAGAACTTCTCCTCCCTCAGAGCCATCCTCTCAGCCCTGCAGTGCAACGCTGTGCACCGGCTCAAGAAAACCTGGGATGAGGTCCTGAG ggagagctTCCGCACATTCCATGAGCTCTCTGAGATCTTCTCCGACGAGAACAACCACTCGCTGAGCCGGGAGCTTCTCATCAAG GAGGGCACATCCAAATTTGCCACCTTGGAGATCAACCCAAAGAGGGCTCAgaagcggcagcagcagcagcgagagATG ggtGTGATGCAGGGCACCATTCCCTACCTTGGCACCTTCCTGACGGACCTGGTGATGCTGGACACAGCCATGAAGGATTTCCTGGAT ggTGGGCTGATCAACTttgagaagagaaggaag GAGTTTGAAGTCATTGCACAGATCAAGCTGCTCCAGTCAGCCTGCAACAACTACAGCTTCACACAGGAGGATCAGTTTGTGGAGTGGTTCCACAGCCTGGAGCGACTCAGCGAGGCTGAGAG CTATGGCCTGTCGTGTGAGATTGAGCCACTGTCAGAGTCAGCCAGCAACACGTTGAAGGCCAAGAAAAACACGGGCATCATCAAGAGATGGAGCGA CCGGCAGCCACCaagcacagagccctgtgccagcgGCAGCTCCCACTCGAAATCCTTCGACCAGCTCAAGTGTGGGCAGTACCTGTGCAGTGGGGACGCCACTGACTCAGTGAGTGTCACctctgctggctccagcagctctgacgTGGAGGAGATCAACATTAGCTTCATCCCTGAGTCCCCTGACTGCCAGGAGAAGAAG GTCAGTGAGATCCCTCTGGCCTCCCTCCCCCAGCGCTGGTACGCCCCGTCTGTGGCCGATGGAGAAGCTAAACCCACTGTGTCCTCCGcatcccctctcctccctgccctccagtTCTGGGAATCCACCTCCCTCTCTTCCCTGGACACGTCAGGCATCGGCTCAGGCTCCAGCAGTGCCTCCTCCTCTTCCGTCTCCTCCACGCCGGTGACGGCCTCCCGCACTCACAAGCGCTCGGTCTCCGGCATCTCCAGCTACTCCTCACTCTCGCTGCCCCTCTACAACCAGCAGGTCGACGACTGTTGCATCATCCGAGTCAGCCTGGCTGTGGACAACGGCAACATGTACAAGAGCATCCTG GTGACAAGCCAGGACAAGACCCCCGTGGTTATTCGCAAGGCCATGGCCAAACACAACCTGGATGGGGACCGGCCTGAAGACTATGAGCTTGTCCAGATCATCTCGGAGGAgagag AGCTGAAGATCCCCGACAATGCCAACGTCTTCTATGCCATGAACTCCGCTGCCAACTATGACTTTGTGCTCAAGAAGCGGGGTTTCTCCAAGGGGGTGAAGATCAAGCACGGCTCCAGCTCCACCCTGCCCAGGATGAAGCAGAAAGGCCTGAAGATCGCCAAGGGCATCTTCTAG
- the RALGDS gene encoding ral guanine nucleotide dissociation stimulator isoform X3 encodes MSSPSIPGKMEAKPLFNVQKALVQPVQMCMLDIPLSVQDDDSSTQEIGEELEDGVIYSISLRKVQLHHTANKGQRWLGFENESALNLYETCKVRTIKAGTLEKLVEYLVSAFKGNDSTYVTIFLCTYRAFATTKQVLDLLLNRYGKLHVQANGDHARHTVDERMELKNTISSILGAWLDQYSEDFRKPPDFACLKQLISYVRHNIPGSDLERRARILLAQFQQQEQSEAEAEAVDHSSCTFQLVEENGVSDGKPDFLSFSPEMVAEQFTLMDAELFKKVVPYHCLGCIWSQRDKKGKEHLAPTIRATVSQFNSVANCVIATCLGDRSLKPQQRAKVVERWIEVARECRILKNFSSLRAILSALQCNAVHRLKKTWDEVLRESFRTFHELSEIFSDENNHSLSRELLIKEGTSKFATLEINPKRAQKRQQQQREMGVMQGTIPYLGTFLTDLVMLDTAMKDFLDGGLINFEKRRKEFEVIAQIKLLQSACNNYSFTQEDQFVEWFHSLERLSEAESYGLSCEIEPLSESASNTLKAKKNTGIIKRWSDRQPPSTEPCASGSSHSKSFDQLKCGQYLCSGDATDSVSVTSAGSSSSDVEEINISFIPESPDCQEKKVSEIPLASLPQRWYAPSVADGEAKPTVSSASPLLPALQFWESTSLSSLDTSGIGSGSSSASSSSVSSTPVTASRTHKRSVSGISSYSSLSLPLYNQQVDDCCIIRVSLAVDNGNMYKSILVTSQDKTPVVIRKAMAKHNLDGDRPEDYELVQIISEERELKIPDNANVFYAMNSAANYDFVLKKRGFSKGVKIKHGSSSTLPRMKQKGLKIAKGIF; translated from the exons AGCTCCACACAGGAGATCGGAGAAGAGCTGGAGGATGGTGTGATCTACAGCATATCCCTCCGGAAAGTGCAGCTCCACCACACGGCCAACAAAGGGCAGCGCTGGCTGGGG TTTGAGAATGAGTCAGCCTTAAACCTCTACGAGACGTGCAAGGTGCGGACGATAAAAGCCGGGACCTTGGAGAAGCTGGTGGAGTACCTGGTCTCAGCCTTCAAGGGCAATGACTCCACCTATGTCACCATCTTCCTGTGCACCTACCGGGCCTTTGCCACCACCAAGCAAGTGCTGGACCTGCTGTTGAACAG GTATGGCAAACTCCACGTGCAGGCGAATGGGGACCATGCCAGGCACACTGTGGACGAGAGGATGGAGCTGAAGAA caccatctcctCCATCCTGGGGGCCTGGCTGGACCAGTACTCGGAGGATTTCCGCAAGCCCCCCGACTTTGCCTGCCTGAAGCAGCTCATCTCCTACGTGCGCCACAACATCCCCGGCTCCGACCTGGAGCGCCGAGCCCGCATCCTGCTGGCCcagttccagcagcaggagcagagcgaGGCCGAGGCAGAAG CTGTGGaccacagcagctgcacctTCCAGCTGGTGGAAGAGAACGGGGTCAGTGATGGGAAGCCAgatttcctctccttctccccagAGATGGTGGCAGAACAGTTCACACTGATGGATGCT GAGCTGTTCAAGAAAGTGGTGCCTTACCACTGCCTGGGCTGCATCTGGTCCCAGAGGGACAAGAAGGGCAAAGAGCACCTGGCCCCCACCATCCGTGCCACAGTCTCCCAGTTCAACAGTGTGGCCAACTGTGTCATTGCCACTTGTCTTGGGGACAGGTCCCTGAAGCCACAGCAGAGGGCCAAGGTGGTGGAGCGGTGGATCGAAGTGGCTCGG GAGTGCCGGATCCTGAAGAACTTCTCCTCCCTCAGAGCCATCCTCTCAGCCCTGCAGTGCAACGCTGTGCACCGGCTCAAGAAAACCTGGGATGAGGTCCTGAG ggagagctTCCGCACATTCCATGAGCTCTCTGAGATCTTCTCCGACGAGAACAACCACTCGCTGAGCCGGGAGCTTCTCATCAAG GAGGGCACATCCAAATTTGCCACCTTGGAGATCAACCCAAAGAGGGCTCAgaagcggcagcagcagcagcgagagATG ggtGTGATGCAGGGCACCATTCCCTACCTTGGCACCTTCCTGACGGACCTGGTGATGCTGGACACAGCCATGAAGGATTTCCTGGAT ggTGGGCTGATCAACTttgagaagagaaggaag GAGTTTGAAGTCATTGCACAGATCAAGCTGCTCCAGTCAGCCTGCAACAACTACAGCTTCACACAGGAGGATCAGTTTGTGGAGTGGTTCCACAGCCTGGAGCGACTCAGCGAGGCTGAGAG CTATGGCCTGTCGTGTGAGATTGAGCCACTGTCAGAGTCAGCCAGCAACACGTTGAAGGCCAAGAAAAACACGGGCATCATCAAGAGATGGAGCGA CCGGCAGCCACCaagcacagagccctgtgccagcgGCAGCTCCCACTCGAAATCCTTCGACCAGCTCAAGTGTGGGCAGTACCTGTGCAGTGGGGACGCCACTGACTCAGTGAGTGTCACctctgctggctccagcagctctgacgTGGAGGAGATCAACATTAGCTTCATCCCTGAGTCCCCTGACTGCCAGGAGAAGAAG GTCAGTGAGATCCCTCTGGCCTCCCTCCCCCAGCGCTGGTACGCCCCGTCTGTGGCCGATGGAGAAGCTAAACCCACTGTGTCCTCCGcatcccctctcctccctgccctccagtTCTGGGAATCCACCTCCCTCTCTTCCCTGGACACGTCAGGCATCGGCTCAGGCTCCAGCAGTGCCTCCTCCTCTTCCGTCTCCTCCACGCCGGTGACGGCCTCCCGCACTCACAAGCGCTCGGTCTCCGGCATCTCCAGCTACTCCTCACTCTCGCTGCCCCTCTACAACCAGCAGGTCGACGACTGTTGCATCATCCGAGTCAGCCTGGCTGTGGACAACGGCAACATGTACAAGAGCATCCTG GTGACAAGCCAGGACAAGACCCCCGTGGTTATTCGCAAGGCCATGGCCAAACACAACCTGGATGGGGACCGGCCTGAAGACTATGAGCTTGTCCAGATCATCTCGGAGGAgagag AGCTGAAGATCCCCGACAATGCCAACGTCTTCTATGCCATGAACTCCGCTGCCAACTATGACTTTGTGCTCAAGAAGCGGGGTTTCTCCAAGGGGGTGAAGATCAAGCACGGCTCCAGCTCCACCCTGCCCAGGATGAAGCAGAAAGGCCTGAAGATCGCCAAGGGCATCTTCTAG
- the RALGDS gene encoding ral guanine nucleotide dissociation stimulator isoform X4 produces MVSRRRAPPHHGPAGPERMFEGCRRARSLWGGVRLEVAGESSPVVLHSFTQLDPDLPPLESSTQEIGEELEDGVIYSISLRKVQLHHTANKGQRWLGFENESALNLYETCKVRTIKAGTLEKLVEYLVSAFKGNDSTYVTIFLCTYRAFATTKQVLDLLLNRYGKLHVQANGDHARHTVDERMELKNTISSILGAWLDQYSEDFRKPPDFACLKQLISYVRHNIPGSDLERRARILLAQFQQQEQSEAEAEAVDHSSCTFQLVEENGVSDGKPDFLSFSPEMVAEQFTLMDAELFKKVVPYHCLGCIWSQRDKKGKEHLAPTIRATVSQFNSVANCVIATCLGDRSLKPQQRAKVVERWIEVARECRILKNFSSLRAILSALQCNAVHRLKKTWDEVLRESFRTFHELSEIFSDENNHSLSRELLIKEGTSKFATLEINPKRAQKRQQQQREMGVMQGTIPYLGTFLTDLVMLDTAMKDFLDGGLINFEKRRKEFEVIAQIKLLQSACNNYSFTQEDQFVEWFHSLERLSEAESYGLSCEIEPLSESASNTLKAKKNTGIIKRWSDRQPPSTEPCASGSSHSKSFDQLKCGQYLCSGDATDSVSVTSAGSSSSDVEEINISFIPESPDCQEKKFWESTSLSSLDTSGIGSGSSSASSSSVSSTPVTASRTHKRSVSGISSYSSLSLPLYNQQVDDCCIIRVSLAVDNGNMYKSILVTSQDKTPVVIRKAMAKHNLDGDRPEDYELVQIISEERELKIPDNANVFYAMNSAANYDFVLKKRGFSKGVKIKHGSSSTLPRMKQKGLKIAKGIF; encoded by the exons AGCTCCACACAGGAGATCGGAGAAGAGCTGGAGGATGGTGTGATCTACAGCATATCCCTCCGGAAAGTGCAGCTCCACCACACGGCCAACAAAGGGCAGCGCTGGCTGGGG TTTGAGAATGAGTCAGCCTTAAACCTCTACGAGACGTGCAAGGTGCGGACGATAAAAGCCGGGACCTTGGAGAAGCTGGTGGAGTACCTGGTCTCAGCCTTCAAGGGCAATGACTCCACCTATGTCACCATCTTCCTGTGCACCTACCGGGCCTTTGCCACCACCAAGCAAGTGCTGGACCTGCTGTTGAACAG GTATGGCAAACTCCACGTGCAGGCGAATGGGGACCATGCCAGGCACACTGTGGACGAGAGGATGGAGCTGAAGAA caccatctcctCCATCCTGGGGGCCTGGCTGGACCAGTACTCGGAGGATTTCCGCAAGCCCCCCGACTTTGCCTGCCTGAAGCAGCTCATCTCCTACGTGCGCCACAACATCCCCGGCTCCGACCTGGAGCGCCGAGCCCGCATCCTGCTGGCCcagttccagcagcaggagcagagcgaGGCCGAGGCAGAAG CTGTGGaccacagcagctgcacctTCCAGCTGGTGGAAGAGAACGGGGTCAGTGATGGGAAGCCAgatttcctctccttctccccagAGATGGTGGCAGAACAGTTCACACTGATGGATGCT GAGCTGTTCAAGAAAGTGGTGCCTTACCACTGCCTGGGCTGCATCTGGTCCCAGAGGGACAAGAAGGGCAAAGAGCACCTGGCCCCCACCATCCGTGCCACAGTCTCCCAGTTCAACAGTGTGGCCAACTGTGTCATTGCCACTTGTCTTGGGGACAGGTCCCTGAAGCCACAGCAGAGGGCCAAGGTGGTGGAGCGGTGGATCGAAGTGGCTCGG GAGTGCCGGATCCTGAAGAACTTCTCCTCCCTCAGAGCCATCCTCTCAGCCCTGCAGTGCAACGCTGTGCACCGGCTCAAGAAAACCTGGGATGAGGTCCTGAG ggagagctTCCGCACATTCCATGAGCTCTCTGAGATCTTCTCCGACGAGAACAACCACTCGCTGAGCCGGGAGCTTCTCATCAAG GAGGGCACATCCAAATTTGCCACCTTGGAGATCAACCCAAAGAGGGCTCAgaagcggcagcagcagcagcgagagATG ggtGTGATGCAGGGCACCATTCCCTACCTTGGCACCTTCCTGACGGACCTGGTGATGCTGGACACAGCCATGAAGGATTTCCTGGAT ggTGGGCTGATCAACTttgagaagagaaggaag GAGTTTGAAGTCATTGCACAGATCAAGCTGCTCCAGTCAGCCTGCAACAACTACAGCTTCACACAGGAGGATCAGTTTGTGGAGTGGTTCCACAGCCTGGAGCGACTCAGCGAGGCTGAGAG CTATGGCCTGTCGTGTGAGATTGAGCCACTGTCAGAGTCAGCCAGCAACACGTTGAAGGCCAAGAAAAACACGGGCATCATCAAGAGATGGAGCGA CCGGCAGCCACCaagcacagagccctgtgccagcgGCAGCTCCCACTCGAAATCCTTCGACCAGCTCAAGTGTGGGCAGTACCTGTGCAGTGGGGACGCCACTGACTCAGTGAGTGTCACctctgctggctccagcagctctgacgTGGAGGAGATCAACATTAGCTTCATCCCTGAGTCCCCTGACTGCCAGGAGAAGAAG tTCTGGGAATCCACCTCCCTCTCTTCCCTGGACACGTCAGGCATCGGCTCAGGCTCCAGCAGTGCCTCCTCCTCTTCCGTCTCCTCCACGCCGGTGACGGCCTCCCGCACTCACAAGCGCTCGGTCTCCGGCATCTCCAGCTACTCCTCACTCTCGCTGCCCCTCTACAACCAGCAGGTCGACGACTGTTGCATCATCCGAGTCAGCCTGGCTGTGGACAACGGCAACATGTACAAGAGCATCCTG GTGACAAGCCAGGACAAGACCCCCGTGGTTATTCGCAAGGCCATGGCCAAACACAACCTGGATGGGGACCGGCCTGAAGACTATGAGCTTGTCCAGATCATCTCGGAGGAgagag AGCTGAAGATCCCCGACAATGCCAACGTCTTCTATGCCATGAACTCCGCTGCCAACTATGACTTTGTGCTCAAGAAGCGGGGTTTCTCCAAGGGGGTGAAGATCAAGCACGGCTCCAGCTCCACCCTGCCCAGGATGAAGCAGAAAGGCCTGAAGATCGCCAAGGGCATCTTCTAG
- the RALGDS gene encoding ral guanine nucleotide dissociation stimulator isoform X2 — MVSRRRAPPHHGPAGPERMFEGCRRARSLWGGVRLEVAGESSPVVLHSFTQLDPDLPPLESSTQEIGEELEDGVIYSISLRKVQLHHTANKGQRWLGFENESALNLYETCKVRTIKAGTLEKLVEYLVSAFKGNDSTYVTIFLCTYRAFATTKQVLDLLLNRYGKLHVQANGDHARHTVDERMELKNTISSILGAWLDQYSEDFRKPPDFACLKQLISYVRHNIPGSDLERRARILLAQFQQQEQSEAEAEAVDHSSCTFQLVEENGVSDGKPDFLSFSPEMVAEQFTLMDAELFKKVVPYHCLGCIWSQRDKKGKEHLAPTIRATVSQFNSVANCVIATCLGDRSLKPQQRAKVVERWIEVARECRILKNFSSLRAILSALQCNAVHRLKKTWDEVLRESFRTFHELSEIFSDENNHSLSRELLIKEGTSKFATLEINPKRAQKRQQQQREMGVMQGTIPYLGTFLTDLVMLDTAMKDFLDGGLINFEKRRKEFEVIAQIKLLQSACNNYSFTQEDQFVEWFHSLERLSEAESYGLSCEIEPLSESASNTLKAKKNTGIIKRWSDRQPPSTEPCASGSSHSKSFDQLKCGQYLCSGDATDSVSVTSAGSSSSDVEEINISFIPESPDCQEKKRWYAPSVADGEAKPTVSSASPLLPALQFWESTSLSSLDTSGIGSGSSSASSSSVSSTPVTASRTHKRSVSGISSYSSLSLPLYNQQVDDCCIIRVSLAVDNGNMYKSILVTSQDKTPVVIRKAMAKHNLDGDRPEDYELVQIISEERELKIPDNANVFYAMNSAANYDFVLKKRGFSKGVKIKHGSSSTLPRMKQKGLKIAKGIF; from the exons AGCTCCACACAGGAGATCGGAGAAGAGCTGGAGGATGGTGTGATCTACAGCATATCCCTCCGGAAAGTGCAGCTCCACCACACGGCCAACAAAGGGCAGCGCTGGCTGGGG TTTGAGAATGAGTCAGCCTTAAACCTCTACGAGACGTGCAAGGTGCGGACGATAAAAGCCGGGACCTTGGAGAAGCTGGTGGAGTACCTGGTCTCAGCCTTCAAGGGCAATGACTCCACCTATGTCACCATCTTCCTGTGCACCTACCGGGCCTTTGCCACCACCAAGCAAGTGCTGGACCTGCTGTTGAACAG GTATGGCAAACTCCACGTGCAGGCGAATGGGGACCATGCCAGGCACACTGTGGACGAGAGGATGGAGCTGAAGAA caccatctcctCCATCCTGGGGGCCTGGCTGGACCAGTACTCGGAGGATTTCCGCAAGCCCCCCGACTTTGCCTGCCTGAAGCAGCTCATCTCCTACGTGCGCCACAACATCCCCGGCTCCGACCTGGAGCGCCGAGCCCGCATCCTGCTGGCCcagttccagcagcaggagcagagcgaGGCCGAGGCAGAAG CTGTGGaccacagcagctgcacctTCCAGCTGGTGGAAGAGAACGGGGTCAGTGATGGGAAGCCAgatttcctctccttctccccagAGATGGTGGCAGAACAGTTCACACTGATGGATGCT GAGCTGTTCAAGAAAGTGGTGCCTTACCACTGCCTGGGCTGCATCTGGTCCCAGAGGGACAAGAAGGGCAAAGAGCACCTGGCCCCCACCATCCGTGCCACAGTCTCCCAGTTCAACAGTGTGGCCAACTGTGTCATTGCCACTTGTCTTGGGGACAGGTCCCTGAAGCCACAGCAGAGGGCCAAGGTGGTGGAGCGGTGGATCGAAGTGGCTCGG GAGTGCCGGATCCTGAAGAACTTCTCCTCCCTCAGAGCCATCCTCTCAGCCCTGCAGTGCAACGCTGTGCACCGGCTCAAGAAAACCTGGGATGAGGTCCTGAG ggagagctTCCGCACATTCCATGAGCTCTCTGAGATCTTCTCCGACGAGAACAACCACTCGCTGAGCCGGGAGCTTCTCATCAAG GAGGGCACATCCAAATTTGCCACCTTGGAGATCAACCCAAAGAGGGCTCAgaagcggcagcagcagcagcgagagATG ggtGTGATGCAGGGCACCATTCCCTACCTTGGCACCTTCCTGACGGACCTGGTGATGCTGGACACAGCCATGAAGGATTTCCTGGAT ggTGGGCTGATCAACTttgagaagagaaggaag GAGTTTGAAGTCATTGCACAGATCAAGCTGCTCCAGTCAGCCTGCAACAACTACAGCTTCACACAGGAGGATCAGTTTGTGGAGTGGTTCCACAGCCTGGAGCGACTCAGCGAGGCTGAGAG CTATGGCCTGTCGTGTGAGATTGAGCCACTGTCAGAGTCAGCCAGCAACACGTTGAAGGCCAAGAAAAACACGGGCATCATCAAGAGATGGAGCGA CCGGCAGCCACCaagcacagagccctgtgccagcgGCAGCTCCCACTCGAAATCCTTCGACCAGCTCAAGTGTGGGCAGTACCTGTGCAGTGGGGACGCCACTGACTCAGTGAGTGTCACctctgctggctccagcagctctgacgTGGAGGAGATCAACATTAGCTTCATCCCTGAGTCCCCTGACTGCCAGGAGAAGAAG CGCTGGTACGCCCCGTCTGTGGCCGATGGAGAAGCTAAACCCACTGTGTCCTCCGcatcccctctcctccctgccctccagtTCTGGGAATCCACCTCCCTCTCTTCCCTGGACACGTCAGGCATCGGCTCAGGCTCCAGCAGTGCCTCCTCCTCTTCCGTCTCCTCCACGCCGGTGACGGCCTCCCGCACTCACAAGCGCTCGGTCTCCGGCATCTCCAGCTACTCCTCACTCTCGCTGCCCCTCTACAACCAGCAGGTCGACGACTGTTGCATCATCCGAGTCAGCCTGGCTGTGGACAACGGCAACATGTACAAGAGCATCCTG GTGACAAGCCAGGACAAGACCCCCGTGGTTATTCGCAAGGCCATGGCCAAACACAACCTGGATGGGGACCGGCCTGAAGACTATGAGCTTGTCCAGATCATCTCGGAGGAgagag AGCTGAAGATCCCCGACAATGCCAACGTCTTCTATGCCATGAACTCCGCTGCCAACTATGACTTTGTGCTCAAGAAGCGGGGTTTCTCCAAGGGGGTGAAGATCAAGCACGGCTCCAGCTCCACCCTGCCCAGGATGAAGCAGAAAGGCCTGAAGATCGCCAAGGGCATCTTCTAG